The following are encoded in a window of Diorhabda sublineata isolate icDioSubl1.1 chromosome 5, icDioSubl1.1, whole genome shotgun sequence genomic DNA:
- the LOC130444041 gene encoding tektin-4-like, whose translation MAEYPPRYCGPCPHLAQFVPKNDTSYIEQNTTPEPNVQFKDVQGNNQPSLGVNSSDLKPDLTVPPVREVKFSDEKDKADGGYKGGIPPCTKNELDECGNVEQKPAKQENLKSILKKDTGPKTAEEMYTQQSVTAPIQKRPEQPEQQVNPPCYLPQPNDSLPHPLGKSMEPIGPWATGRVDWGPLSGLTGIRPVVDKYSIARYSEGDWRSHNKEVLDMATREQHRANLIDWNGRQCLTESFTDVDKNQADNTKRLNQRELELHRWKCELERAIAAASEEITFMEEQRHRLKQASKVLTLPESISGESLERRTGRMDAELVRDEVEEEVMKEVALCAEIREIFSRTLKDVEKQLLEDKTAKQRLEYDWSDKKVSHEIDSINMALNNRSTVLMFKPGAVRFPDEQSTPDYWEHFTRETLLEGEATRQRSVTLRGTLDDILNNASKDLRAQADRVEAALAKRVACAQEVTKRLEDELKGVLKRLADVEDLKESLREAIRRLDTPMKKAQTRLDNRLLRPRVENCRDNVHFSLIEEVKSIGESVAALQAQLAQVEDSQGRLMKARSDLEREIMLKMKTLEIDNQRTRRIRSYYPSAAALSGH comes from the exons ATGGCCGAATATCCTCCAAGATACTGCGGGCCGTGCCCTCATCTTGCTCAATTCGTACCGAAAAATGATACAAGTTATATAGAACAAAACACAACGCCAGAACCGAATGTTCAATTCAAAGATGTTCAAGGAAACAACCAACCAAGCTTGGGTGTGAATTCTTCCGATCTTAAACCAGACCTAACTGTTCCTCCGGTTAGAGAAGTTAAATTTTCCGATGAAAAAGATAAGGCAGATGGTGGATACAAGGGAGGTATTCCACCTTGTACAAAAAATGAACTAGACGAATGTGGAAATGTTGAACAAAAACCAGCGAAACAAGAgaatttgaaaagtattttgaaaaaagatacCGGACCCAAAACCGCCGAAGAAATGTACACTCAACAATCCGTCACAGCACCCATTCAAAAAAGACCAGAGCAACCGGAGCAGCAAGTCAATCCACCTTGTTATTTACCCCAGCCTAATGATTCTTTACCGCATCCGCTAGGGAAGAGTATGGAACCAATTGGTCCGTGGGCAACTGGAAGAGTAGATTGGGGACCACTCTCTGGATTAACAG gAATAAGACCAGTAGTAGACAAATACTCAATTGCTAGGTACAGTGAAGGAGATTGGAGATCCCACAATAAAGAAGTACTAGATATGGCTACTAGGGAACAACATAGAGCTAACCTCATAGATTGGAATGGGAGGCAATGTCTTACCGAATCATTCACGGACGTCGACAAAAACCAAGCAGACAATACAAAAAGATTAAATCAACGAGAACTTGAGCTCCATCGTTGGAAATGTGAATTAGAAAGGGCTATAGCAGCAGCTTCAGAAGAAATAACTTTCATGGAGGAACAAAGACATCGATTAAAGCAAGCCAGTAAAGTATTAACGCTTCCTGAGTCGATTTCCGGGGAAAGTTTGGAGAGAAGAACTGGCAGGATGGATGCAGAACTGGTAAGAgatgaagtagaagaagaagttaTGAAGGAAGTCGCTTTATGTGCAGAAATACgagaaattttttcaagaacTCTCAAAGACGTGGAAAAACAACTTTTAGAAGACAAGACGGCTAAACAGCGCTTAGAATACGATTGGAGCGATAAAAAAGTATCCCAtgaaattgattcaataaaCATGGCTTTGAATAATAGGTCAACAGTACTTATGTTTAAACCAGGAGCTGTTAGGTTTCCAGACGAACAATCAACACCAGACTATTGGGAACATTTTACAAGAGAAACTCTTCTGGAAGGAGAAGCCACCAGACAAAGATCAGTCACTTTGAGGGGAACGTTAGACGATATCTTGAACAACGCTTCAAAAGATCTGAGAGCACAAGCTGATAGAGTAGAAGCCGCCTTAGCTAAACGAGTAGCGTGCGCTCAAGAAGTAACTAAAAGATTGGAGGATGAATTGAAAGGAGTTTTGAAACGACTAGCCGATGTTGAGGATTTAAAAGAAAGTTTACGAGAAGCGATACGAAGATTAGATACCCCTATGAAGAAAGCACAAACTCGATTGGATAACCGACTACTTCGACCGAGAGTTGAAAATTGTCGAGATAATGTTCACTTCAGTTTAATAGAAGAAGTGAAATCGATAGGTGAATCTGTTGCTGCACTACAAGCTCAGTTGGCTCAAGTAGAAGATTCTCAAGGCAGATTAATGAAAGCTAGAAGTGATTTGGAAAGAGAAATTATGCTGAAAATGAAAACTTTAGAAATTGATAATCAGAGAACGAGGAGGATAAGATCTTATTATCCTTCAGCAGCTGCGCTATCGGGTCATTAA